catgatggaatttttttttccccctagatggagtctcactctgtcgccagactagattggagtacagtggcgcgatctcggctcactgcaacctccgcctcctgtgttcaagccattctctctcagccttccgagtagctgggagtagctgggattacaggcacgtgcaaccatgcccagctaatttttgtattttcagtagagacggagtttcaccatattggccaggatggtctcgatctcttgacgtcgtgatccgcccgccttggcctcccaaagtgctgggattacaggcatgagccaccgcccccaacCGAAATTTTGCATTCTTACTCTTCTTTCATACAGACATTTTAATTCCCTCAGTGAAAGGGGTATGTTAttgttaattttacttttttagattaacagtaaaaataaaacattttctcaaacatttattatccttTTACAGTTCATTTTATGAACctttaatattctatttattttccccATCAGTGCATTAATATTTCAATGATTTATAATTGTCTTTATAAAGATATTAACTTTTGTCagttacataaattttttttttgcattctaaCTTTCTGCAAGGCACATTTTCTCATTCAGAATTTTTCAATTTATGGTTCTAGTTGCTGATCTCTTTTTCTATCAAAGGTGaattattcagaaagaatttgTACTTTCAAAGATTATATCTATCcatgtataaatttatataatctaTATGTTTATCTATGTTTTCTTCAGATAGCTTATGTAGTCTCTTGTCTGTTTGAAATGTATTTGGGACTACAGAGATGGGatttgacattattttttctaaataattaatCATTAAACACTTATTTATACCTTTAAAAAAcactatttaaaataactaaaggaggCCAGGgaagatggctcacacctgtaatcccagcactttgggagcctgaggtgggtggatcacctgagatcaggagttcaagaccagcctgaccaacatggtgaaaccccgtctctactaaaaatacaaaattagccaggaatggtggcacatgcctataatcccagctacttgggaggctgaggcaggagaatcgcttgaacccgggaggcggaggttgcagtgagccaagatggtgccattgcacttcagcctaggcaacaagagtgaaacttcatcttaaaaaaaaaaaaaaaaaaaaaccacaaaacaaacaaacaaaaaactaaaggattataattggattgcttgtaacacaaaggataaatgtttgagaggaTGGatgccccattctccatgatgtgattcttatgcattgcatgcctgtatcaaaacatctcatgtaccccataaatacatacacctattacgtacccacaaaaattaataataagttttaaaaagagaaataataaataagacctagtatttgctagcacaacagggtgagtACAGTCAAAATcaatttaattgcacattttaaaataacaaaaagaatataatttgatTGTTTGCAACAcagaggataaatgcttgagggaatggatgctgcattttccatgatgtgattactaTACGCATTGCATGCCTGAATCAAAATATGTCATGTAACTCATAGAGATATACACTTACCcacacaacttaaaaaaataaaaaaaaaattttaaacacactcaagtatccagaaataaaaaatgcaagttAACGTGATAAAAATTACACATTCTAAATCACAGTGAACATCATATTAAATTACAAAACTCTAGGgttattctatttaaaaaagaagaagaaaaagaagaatgccAACTCCtaccataaattttaaaaggattctAAAATTTCAAACCAATGCAATAAGACCTAAAAGAGAAATAGGTGTTATTAATTAGTATTATTTGGAGAAAATAGAtgaattttagagaaaaacatgaaactaagaagaaaacccagaaaaagaATATGGCACCTCTTCaatacaaaaaaagcaaatgactTCCTAATATAATACCAATAGCAGAGATGTTATGTGGGGGggtattacattaaaatattaagaaattaacataatctatatgtgtatttttaacacGTGAACAAAAATGTCTACccaaaaaaggattaaaatatgCAGAGGAACATTTCTGCTACTGGAATGAGAATTTGAACataataaagatgtcaatttCTCTCCAAATTAATTGATAACTTTAATGTAATCTCCAATAAAATTCCAATGGTATTTTTCTTGCAACATGGCTAGAGGATTCTAAAGCTCATCTGGGAGGATAAACTGGcacatcagaaataaaattatgaaagaaacaATACTAAGCAAATTTCTCAACTCAATGTTTAagtatattttgaagatagacAATTAAAAATATGGAACAAAAGATTTGATACCCTGCTTGCTGTCATGGCACAGATGAccatttaaaattatctatttataaGAGTGTGAACAAGAAAATGtcttaatgtttttgttgttgttgttgttgttgttttttgagacagagtctcgctttgttgcccaggctggagtgcagtggcgtgatctcggctcactgcaacctccgcctcctgggttcaagcaattcttctgcctcagcctccctagtagctgggactacaggtgtgtgccaccacgcccagctaatttttgtatttttattagagacggagtttcaccatgttggccaggcttatctcgaactcctgacctcgtgatccgcccaccttggcctccgaaagtgctgggattacaggcgtgagccaccgcgcccggccggaaatgtcttaattaaaaaaaaaaacaacaacaactgagAAAGGCCATTTACAGATTAAcctaagagaagaaaatataaaaaatataaaactatagttAATCAAaaactttctttgtctttaagAAAACTTAGAAAGTAAGTAAATGTCCAACATGGACAAGTTTTAAAGAGCCATTTCTGTATGGCAGAATATTTTGATCTGATGGAATCAGATgatggaaaatggggataaaatttaattctatatctagaaactCTAGGGCTTTTCTATTTCAAAGTTCCATTTTTGTTGAGTTTAGCTAGGGAGATtgataatataaatgaaatgtaaaCAATGATGATTAAAAACagtggttattattttttagcaGAAGGGGCATCCAAGATCCAGAGGATTTAACATGTAGACATTacaactgggcacagtggcttgcacctgtaatcccagctacttgggaggctgaggcaggaggatcacttgagcccagaagttcgagactgcagtgagctaggatggcgccactgcactccagcctgggcaacagagccagaccttgtctctaaaacaaaatgaaaaataaattacaggaaTGCAGCACAATAGAAGAAAAAGCCTTCTGAGGATTGACAATCTGCCTAGAATTAGGGAATTCTCATTGCCTGATTTCCTAATCCCCATGCCTTAGGCAGAAAGGGCAAGAGCAGCCACCAGGGATGCTGCGGTGGGAAGGATTGCTTAGGGATACAGGCAAGCGCTGAAGCAATAGTCCTCAAACTTGAGTGTGCATCAGAATTCCctagagggcttgttaaaacccagaatgcaggccaggcacggtggctcatgcctgtaataccagcactttgggaggctgaggcgggcggatcatctgaggtcaggagtttgagaccagtctggccaacatggagaaaccgtgtctctcctaaaaatacaaaaaaaaaaaaaaattacctcagcgtggtggtgcgcgcctgtagtgccagctactcaggaggctgaggcatgagaattgcttgaacctgggagccagaggttgcagtgagctgagattgcaccactgcactccagcctgggcaacagggtgagactctgtctcaaaaaaaaaaaattaattaattaaaattaaaaggccaggcgtggtggctcatgcctgtaatcccagcactttgggaggccaacgcaggaggatcacgaggtcaggagttcgagaccagcctgaccaacatggtgaaaccctgtctctactaaaactacaaaaattagctgggcgtggtggtacatgcctgtaataccagctactctggaggctgaggcaggagaatcacttgaacccgggaggcagaggttgcagtgagccaagactctgccactgcactctagcctgggcgaaagagcgagactccatctcaaacaaaaactaaaccaGAATGCTGGCTCCATACCCAGAGTATCAGATTCAGTCGGTCAGGTGGGCATGATAAGGCACATGTCTAatgagttcccaggtgatgctgatgggGCTGTTCCAGGAACCACAGTTTAAGGACCAATGATGTAGAGATGACTTCTCCAGGTAGCGATGGTAACTGTAACTTGTCGGCAAAGAAATCCAATAATTAGCCAAAATGCATGATTTCTTGAGTTCCCTGGGTTTGAATAAAGGATATTGCAGTCATTCTGGGGAATGCTTATTTGGAGTAAATTTTGTGTGgctgttttttttcctccttctcggCAAACCCAGCGGCCCCATGGAAAGAGGAAACCAAACAGAAGTTGGAAACTTTCTCCTCCTGGGATTCGCAGAGGACTCTGACATGCAGCTTCTCCTCCATGGGCTGTTCCTCTCCATGTACCTGGTTACCATCATCGGAAACCTGCTCATCATCCTGACCATCAGTTCAgactcccacctccacacccccatgtacttcttcctctccaacctgtcCTTTGCTGACATCTGTTTCACATCCACGACTGTCCCAAAGATGCTGGTGAATATCCAAACACAAAGCAAAATGATCACTTTTGCAGGCTGCCTCACTCAgatattttttttcattgcatttgGATGCCTGGACAATTTGCTCCTGACCATGACGGCCTATGACCGCTTCGTGGCCATCTGTTACCCCCTGCACTACACGGTCATCATGAACCCCCGGCTCTGTGGACTGCTGGTTCTGGGGTCCTGGTGCATCAGTGTCATGGGTTCCTTGCTTGAGACCTTGACCATTTTGAGGCTGTCCTTCTGCACAAATATGGAAATTCCGCACTTTTTTTGTGATCCTTCCGAAGTCCTGAAGCTGGCCTGTTCTGACACCTTCATCAATAACATCGTGATGTATTTTGTGACCATTGTCCTGGGTGTTTTTCCTCTCTGTGGAATCCTATTCTCTTATTCTCAGATTTTCTCCTCCGTCCTAAGAGTATCTGCCAGAGGCCAGCACAAAGCCTTTTCCACCTGTGGTTCCCACCTCTCAGTGGTCAGCTTGTTCTATGGCACTGGCCTTGGGGTCTATCTCAGTTCTGCAGTTACACCACCTTCTAGGACAAGTCTGGCAGCCTCGGTGATGTACACCATGgtcacccccatgctgaaccCCTTCATCTACAGCCTGAGGAACAAGGACATGAAGGGGTCACTGGGGAGACTCCTCCTCAGGGCAACGTCTCTCAAAGAGGGGACCATTGCTAAGCTCTCATGAATTGCAGTGAACACAATACTGAGGCCAGACTGGCCTCTTTCAGCCAATATTTCAACTTctgtttttatgcatttttttgagacggagtcttgctctgtcgcccaggctggagtgcaatggcgtgatctcggctcactgcaacctccgcctcccaggttcaagcaattctcctgcctcagcctccttagcagctgggattacaggcatgcgccccaaTTCCCGgccaattgtttttatttttagtagagatggggtgtcaccatgttagtcaggctggtctcgaactcctgacctcatgatccacctgcctcggcctcccaaagtgctgggattacaggcatgagccaccgtgcccagccacttctttttttttttttcaagaaggagtctcactctgtcacccaggctgcagtgcaatggtgcgatctcggctcactgcaactgccgcctcccgggttcaagtggttctcctgcctcagcctcctgagtagctgggattacaggcacccgccaccatgcccagctagtttttgtatttttagtagagatggggttttgccatgttagtcaggctggtctggaactcctgacctcaggtaatctgcccgccttggcctcccaaagtgctgggattacaggcaatgagccaccgcaccctgccttcTTTTATACATATTAAAGCATCTCTTCCCTTGCATCTTCCTTTGGAACGTTTCCTGCCCTTGCTACTGCTAATAAAGTTATATAGGATCACCCTTTTTGACTTTCTAACCAGTAATCTTAACTTTGTATGAATACAACCTGGTGTTTTCTCTGTTATCTTTAGTAAtgatttggattttgttttttgtttttgttttttgttttgttttttgtttttgtttgtgtttttgagacagtctccctctgtcgccctggctggagtgcagtggcgccatctcagctcactgcaacctccacctcccgggttgaagcaattcccctgcctcagccttctgagtagctggaactacaggcatgcaccaccatgtctggctaatttttgtatttttaatagagacagagtttcaccatgttggctaggctggtctcgaacttctgacctcaagtgatctgcctgcctcagcttcccaaagtgctgggattacaggcatgagccactatgcccggcctgatttgagttaaaaatatatgtatcaaaTCTTACATGTTAAATATATACCCTCAGAAGCGATGAGATATGTCCCTATTTTGGACTTGTTGCCCTGGAAACTCATTTACAGAGATGTTTTTTGAGGTTACGtgaataaaaataactcaaagagtttCCTCCTTTTTTTATCTGATTCACTTTCCTTTCAGTCACACCAACTTTACTTAACTTTTCTACTCTTTCACAATATGGGTTCCTTGAATTTCAGAGCAATGTCTCACCGATTTTTGCAAtcacaatgcctagcacagttATTGGTAAGGAGTTCATGTTTACATGATATCTGTCAAATGGAGTAGAAAaatagatgggtggatggttaaatataaaataagatctggaccagaaaaatacaaattgatTAATCTGATGAGaggttttggccaggcatggtgctgcatgcctgtagtttcagctactcaggaagctgaggcgggaggatggcttgaacccaggaggttaaggctgtagtgagctgtgattatgccactgtactccagcctgggtgacagagtgagactctgtttctaaataataataataattaattaagtTGTTGAGCTAGAAACAAAATTCAAGGTTATTGATGTTGATATTAATAACACTTTATATACCAGCACAGTTTAAGAGCTTTAtatacattacctcatttaatttttccaataaCTCTTTTATGTGATTAgtattatttctcaaatttacaaataaaaacgTAAGAGCTTATGGTAAGTAGGTAATTAGCTCAAAGTAATGAATGTAGCGACAAGGTTCAAATGCAGGGCTGTATGAATCAGACAGCTCTCCCAGGCATTATGTTGTGTTGCtgtggagtcctaattagggAAAAGGAGTCAGGCTGGCAAGACcaagggaaagcaaaaagaagcagatagaagtctgcctttcttcatggtcccAGACACAAAGCCCTCCTGTGCAAAACACTCACAATCTTCCTGCACTCAGCTATCACCAGACCCTCAGCTGATACAAAAATTGCAAGTTAGCTCAGTGCAACCTTGGCGTTATCAATACTGTACAAAGCCCTCCTCAGCACACAGCACAAGCACTGTCTTATAAAATCCCCAGCAAGCTTTTGTCCTTAGCAATCAACTCCTCCATTGCTGGCCTGCCCATTGCTTCCTTGCAatgtattttcatactttctccaataaatctgcctttctttacctacaactgtGTTGGTAAATTCTTCTTATCTTCCACACCACCAGCCCCAGACAGTCGCCACTCACCCATGACAGTTACCTCTAGTCAAACCTTCTAATAATATAGTTAAACCTCAAAGGAACCAGGAATTCTCTGACATAAATTCTTACTTCTGGAATTATGCTCCCCAACCAAGAAATATTCTGTGTCTGGGGGCTGCAGcctcagaaataaatgaaacccaagagtaagatttattttttcctttgatattttaatttgacTTCCTTTGATTGTTCATTAAAATGAGCACATTTTTGTGCTCGATCTTTTGGTGTTCGATGTTTTTATAGTAACTCTTTTTTCCAGCTTTACTGAGGAATAATTGACTAATAAACATTGTACTTATTCAAGGTGTATaatgatttgatatatgtatacattgtgtagtGATTTACTTGCATTAATTTTTACTAAATTTTGAGTTTACCTCCATTGATCTAAtcttagactttttaaaattctagttcacttagtttttaaatttttattcttaatcatTATGGATACACAatagctgtacatatttatggggtacacataaattttttttttttttttttttttttgaggcagagtcttgctctgtcgcccaggctggagtgcagtggcgcaatctcggctcactgcaagctccgcctcccgggttcacgccattctcctgcctcagcctcctgagtagctgggactacaggcacccaccaccacgcccagctaactttttgtatttttagtagaaacggggtttcactgtgttagccaggatgttctcgatctcctgacctcgtgatccgcccgcctcagcctcccaaagtgctaggattacaggcgtgagccaccgcgcccagccacatatGAAATTTTTACACATACAATATATACTGATCAAATCAATGTAATTGGGGTATCTATCGcttcaagtatttatcatttctttgcgttattaacattccaattccacttttttagttattttgaaatatacgataaattattgttaactatagtcaccctgttgtgctaccaaatactagatTTTGTTCCTTCTAACTGTAGTTTTGTAGTCATTAACTATCCCTTCtttatcctccctccctccttactgcccctcctagcttctggtaaccatcattctactctgtttccatgagttcagttttttttagctcccacatacaagtgagaacatgtaatgtgtttttctgtgcctggcttatttcttttgttgttgttgtttgggttttgcttttttttttttgagacggacttttgctcttggcacccaggttagagtgcaatggtgcgatctcggctcactgcaacccccacctcccgggttcaagccattctatctgcctcagcctcccgagtagctgggattacaggcagccaccaccacgtccggctaatttttttatttttcgtagagaccaggtttcatcatattgaccaggctggtcttgaactcctgacctcaggtgatctgcccgcctctgcctcccaaagtgctgggattataggcgtgagccaccaagcccggccgcctagcttatttcatttaacatcatatcctccagctccacccatgttgttgtaaatgataggatctctcattaatttttatgactgaatagtgctccattgtgtatatgtaacacattttctttatccattcatctgttgatgaacacttagttggattccaaatcttagctattgtgaatagtgctgaaacaAACATGAGAGTGTATAAAAGACATctcttttatgtatgtatttattaaatatttccacaGCTTTCCATTcatcttttattatctttattgttttacttGCAGCTGTTTAATATGTTTGAGTCCATCAGTTATCTTCTcagttctcttcttttctctttcttccatctgGATTTCTGCTCAGAGGGttaatctatctttttttctagaattctGCTGCTATTTGACATTTTTCCTCCAACTTCATTCTATTATGGTGGTTGATGTTAAGATAGGAATTTAAGTTGATTTTGCTCCCCAATTAATAACCAATTATCCAAGTACCATTTTTAACGTCCTTCCTTCCCTCAatcaaaaaattgattttttttctttttccttttcttttttttttttttttttttttttttgaggtggagtttcactcttgtcacccaggctggaatgcaatggcgcaatctcagctcactgcaacttctgcctcccgggttcaagtgattctcctgcctcagcctcccaagtagctgggattacaggcgcccgccaccacactcagctaattgttgtatttttagtaaagacggggtttcaccatgttggccaggctggtctctaactcctgacctcgggtgatccacccgcctcagcctcccaaaaagtgctgggattataggcgagagccaccacggccggcccCCTCATTGATTTTAATGTCACTTCTATAATATAGTAgct
The DNA window shown above is from Homo sapiens chromosome 19, GRCh38.p14 Primary Assembly and carries:
- the OR7C2 gene encoding olfactory receptor 7C2, translated to MERGNQTEVGNFLLLGFAEDSDMQLLLHGLFLSMYLVTIIGNLLIILTISSDSHLHTPMYFFLSNLSFADICFTSTTVPKMLVNIQTQSKMITFAGCLTQIFFFIAFGCLDNLLLTMTAYDRFVAICYPLHYTVIMNPRLCGLLVLGSWCISVMGSLLETLTILRLSFCTNMEIPHFFCDPSEVLKLACSDTFINNIVMYFVTIVLGVFPLCGILFSYSQIFSSVLRVSARGQHKAFSTCGSHLSVVSLFYGTGLGVYLSSAVTPPSRTSLAASVMYTMVTPMLNPFIYSLRNKDMKGSLGRLLLRATSLKEGTIAKLS